The Thermococcus sp. 4557 genomic sequence GAACTCCTGGGTCAAGATGCGCTCCTCGTCGGCGCCCATGTCCTCTCCCCACTCTATCTCGACGCCCTTGCTCTGGAGGATGTCTATGGCCTCGTCGTAGCTCACCCTCGGGAAGGGCGGAACCGCGTTCTTGAGGGTGGTTAAGTCCTTCCTGAAGGTCTCAATCTCGCTTCTCCTGAGCTCCAGCGTGCGCTGAACCATGTAGCTCACAAGCTCCTCCTCGACCTTCATGATGTCCCAGAGGTCCATCCACGCCGCCTCGAGCTCGAGGTGCCAGAACTCGGTGAGGTGCCTTCTTGTTCTGCTCTTCTCCGCTCTAAAGCTCGGCGTGAGCGACCAGACCTTTTCGAGGCCGAAGATAGCTGCCTCGAGGTAGAGCTGGGCCGACTGGCTGAGGTAAGCGGTCTTGTCGAAGTATTTGAGCTTGAAGAGCGTTGCACCGCCCTCAACGGCACCGGTGACGAGTATCGGCGGGAAGACCTCGTACCAGCCGTCCTGAAGGAGCCACTCTCTAGCTGCTTGCATCATTGTCGCCTTGACCTTCATTATCGCGGCGACTTTGGGCGAGTGAAGGTGGAGGTGCCTGACGTCAAGGAGGAACTCCTCACTCGCATCCTTCGTTATCGGGAAGAAGTCCACGTTCTGGACGATCTCGATTCTGTCCGCCTGAATCTCGACGCCGGTGGGCGCGCGGGGGTCCGCCCTGACGGTACCCTCGACTATCACGCTAGACTCGATTCCGACCTTCTTCGCCTCGGCGTAGGCTTCCTCGCTCAGCTCCTTCTTGAATATGGTCTGAACTATCCCGCTTGAATCGCGGAGGACTATGAAGACCTTCCTTCCAACTTCCCTCTTTCTGTAAACCCATCCTGCGAGCTTGACGCGTTTACCTTCCATATCGGGCTGAACATCGGCACAGTAAATCTTATCAATCATCCTTACCACCTCCAGAGGCTTTGAGGGGGACTTTATAACGGTAGCGATTTGGAGCAACGGCTACCAGAAGAGCGTCAATTCGGCCACAGGGTGACCGTCCCAATCCCGAGTCTGACGATTATCAGTAGTGGCATGGGGGATATTCGGAACGCTCCCCATTTAAATC encodes the following:
- the asnS gene encoding asparagine--tRNA ligase; translated protein: MIDKIYCADVQPDMEGKRVKLAGWVYRKREVGRKVFIVLRDSSGIVQTIFKKELSEEAYAEAKKVGIESSVIVEGTVRADPRAPTGVEIQADRIEIVQNVDFFPITKDASEEFLLDVRHLHLHSPKVAAIMKVKATMMQAAREWLLQDGWYEVFPPILVTGAVEGGATLFKLKYFDKTAYLSQSAQLYLEAAIFGLEKVWSLTPSFRAEKSRTRRHLTEFWHLELEAAWMDLWDIMKVEEELVSYMVQRTLELRRSEIETFRKDLTTLKNAVPPFPRVSYDEAIDILQSKGVEIEWGEDMGADEERILTQEFEAPFFVYGYPKGIKAFYMKEDPEDPRKVLAADMLAPEGYGEIIGGSQREDDYDKLVQRILEEGMKPEDYEWYLDLRKYGSVPHSGFGLGLERLVAWVLKLDHVRWATLFPRTPSRLYP